A genomic stretch from Setaria viridis chromosome 1, Setaria_viridis_v4.0, whole genome shotgun sequence includes:
- the LOC117839370 gene encoding triacylglycerol lipase OBL1 isoform X2: MASLSPDEMTRHQPSTHLYMLVRSFLCFDAQFAVDLLLGVTTYTCHCRCSILLLGSWSISSMAAAADGGFYSDFMVLRPDRGGFYDLAHLVWSCKVSENAAVDCPAGTEIDDWRRRWAVFVSLAAQVLLLWAKKPVALLGRVTEYWMNLLDENGGGLLVLVVRALQGKLKFPDRSSPNYRSCVGLLDTRIELDKEIKHGDSNYHAALSIMAAKLAYESEVVIKNVVEKHWKMKFSAFYNCWNDFRGDYTTQAFVFADRAADASLAVVAFSGTRPFDTEQWCADVDFSWYEIPGVGKVHGGFMKALGLQRHGGWPEHLDNQDAQKPFAYYAIRETLRSFLSENAGARFAVAGHSLGGALAVLFPAVLALHREEGVLARLEGVYTFGQPRVGDESLGRFMARYLDQPSRYFRFVYCNDIVPRVPYDDSALQFRHFGTCLYFDSLYQGRVTREEPNKNYFSLLTVAPKVVNAAWELVRSFLIGYVAGPDYAEGWLMRLARVAGLLLPGLPPHSPRDYVNSTRLGAHSLGPLS, translated from the exons ATGGCCAGTCTTTCTCCTGATGAAATGACACGTCATCAGCCATCTACCCATCTATATATGCTCGTCCGGTCGTTCCTATGCTTCGATGCTCAATTCGCTGTTGACCTGCTGTTAGGTGTCACAACGTATACCTGCCATTGCCGTTGCTCTATCTTGCTTCTTGGCTCTTGGTCGATCTCaagcatggccgccgccgccgatggcggCTTCTACAGCGACTTCATGGTGCTGCGGCCGGACAGAGGCGGGTTCTACGACCTCGCCCACCTCGTCTGGTCGTGCAAGGTGTCCGAGAACGCGGCCGTCGACTGCCCCGCCGGCACCGAGATCGacgactggcggcggcggtgggcggtgtTCGTCTCGCTGGCAGCGCAGGTGCTGCTGCTGTGGGCGAAGAAGCCGGTGGCCCTGCTCGGGCGCGTGACGGAGTACTGGATGAACCTCCTCGACGAGaatggcggcggcctcctcgtgCTCGTCGTCAGAGCTCTGCAAG GAAAGTTGAAATTTCCGGACAGATCATCCCCCAACTACCGCTCCTGCGTAGGACTACTCGACACAAGAATAGAATTAGACAAGGAGATTAAGCATGGGGATAGCAACTACCACGCTGCTCTGTCGATCATGGCTGCCAAGCTAGCCTACGAGAGTGAGGTCGTCATAAAAAATGTTGTTGAGAAACATTGGAAG ATGAAATTCTCGGCGTTCTACAACTGCTGGAATG atTTCCGAGGGGACTACACCACCCAGGCGTTCGTGTTCGCCGACAGGGCGGCCGACGCGAGCCTCGCCGTGGTGGCGTTCAGCGGCACGAGGCCGTTCGACACGGAGCAGTGGTGCGCGGACGTGGACTTCTCGTGGTACGAGATCCCCGGCGTCGGCAAGGTCCACGGCGGCTTCATGAAGGCGCTCGGCCTGCAGAGGCACGGCGGGTGGCCGGAGCACCTCGACAACCAAGACGCCCAGAAGCCGTTCGCCTACTACGCGATCCGCGAGACGCTGCGGAGCTTCCTGTCCGAGAACGCCGGCGCCAGGTTCGCCGTGGCCGGGCACAgcctcggcggcgcgctcgccgTGCTGTTCCCGGCCGTCCTGGCGCTGCACCGGGAGGAGGGCGTGCTGGCCCGGCTGGAGGGGGTGTACACGTTCGGGCAGCCTCGCGTCGGGGACGAGAGTCTCGGGAGGTTCATGGCCAGGTACCTGGACCAGCCCAGCAGGTACTTCAGGTTCGTGTACTGCAACGACATCGTGCCGAGGGTGCCGTACGACGACTCCGCGCTTCAGTTCAGGCACTTCGGGACCTGCCTCTACTTCGACAGCCTCTACCAAGGACGG GTGACGCGAGAGGAGCCAAACAAGAACTACTTCTCGCTGCTGACGGTGGCGCCCAAGGTGGTGAACGCGGCGTGGGAGCTCGTCCGGAGCTTCCTCATCGGCTACGTCGCCGGGCCGGACTACGCCGAGGGGTGGCTGATGCGGCTCGCCAGGGTCGCCGGCCTCCTGCTGCCGGGGCTGCCCCCGCACTCACCGCGGGATTACGTCAACTCAACCAGGCTCGGAGCGCATTCGCTTGGGCCGCTTAGCTAA
- the LOC117839355 gene encoding THO complex subunit 5A isoform X2 — protein sequence MAAAPTAEAMDVEAPAKPPSTASATKSRSPHDLLAETRASIEKVAARMLAIKRDGVPKSELRELVTQMSLLLVTLRQVNREILMEEDKVKAETEAAKAPVDSTTLQLHNLLYEKNHYVKAIRTCLDFQTKYPGIELVPEEEFQRAAPADIRDKTLAADASHDLMLKRLNFELVQRKELCKLHEKLALQRSSLLETIANQKKFLSSLPSHLKSLKKASLPVQQQLGMQHTKKLKQHHAAELLPTPLYIAYTQLLGQKEAFGENIEVEIMGSTKDAQIFAQQQAKKENGTLSNGDNNRMDDDVIDDDEVAQRRRSRSKKNVMKEANNPAVAYQLHPLKIIVHVYDTEDSGTKRRKLITLRFEYLAKLNVVCVGIEESEGLDNNVLCNLFPDDTGLELPHQMAKIYAGEPPNFTDKNSRPYKWAQHLAGIDFLPEVPPSAGDDSIRALSSSDLSSGLALYRQQNRAQTILQRIRSRKVTQMALMWQLDYLTKLKWPRIDHKNTPWASRTPLCSLHSWTMTGSFPEPLSRSSLMVSGAASSVDSDLERRSVTNWEETESIREDGELPVVVHAENEPRGSAILPSEMSPEVRSHSRGLSLISKSATPSKLSISHSFGRNEDDLDLLMYSDSELEDPPFIHEETEKGNLVIDNSWEDYASKEFTMVLSKAMKNGPKVMLEAKVKISIEYPLRPPLFELRLLSEKSETLKWHNDLRAMETEVNLHILRSLPSSCEDYILTHQVMCLAMLFDMHFDEDYEKRKVTSVIDVGLCKPVSGTMLTRSVRGRDRRQTIYWRGADCSSSYL from the exons atggcggcggcgccgacggcggaAGCCATGGACGTCGAGGCACCGGCTAAGCCGCCGTCCACCGCCTCGGCCACCAAGTCCCGCTCCCCGCACGACCTCCTGGCCGAGACCCGCGCTTCCATCGAGAAGGTCGCCGCCCGGATGCTCGCCATCAAGAGGGACGGCGTCCCCAAGTCAGAGCTCCGGGAGCTCGTCACCCAGATGTCGCTCCTCCTCGTCACGCTCCGCCAA GTTAACAGGGAGATACTGATGGAGGAGGACAAGGTGAAGGCGGAGACGGAGGCCGCGAAGGCGCCGGTGGACTCCACGACGCTGCAGCTGCACAACCTGTTGTACGAGAAGAACCACTACGTGAAGGCCATTAGGACGTGCCTAGACTTCCAGACGAAGTACCCGGGGATAGAGCTCGTGCCAGAGGAGGAGTTCCAGCGTGCGGCACCGGCGGACATTCGCGACAAGACACTCGCTGCTGACGCGTCACATGACCTCATGCTCAAGCGCCTCAACTTTGAGCTCGTCCAG CGGAAAGAGTTGTGCAAGCTACATGAGAAATTGGCACTCCAAAGGAGCAGCTTGCTGGAGACAATTGCTAATCAGAAAAAGTTTCTTTCAAGCCTTCCATCACATTTGAAATCACTGAAGAAAGCATCATTGCCAGTgcagcagcagctaggcatGCAACATACCAAGAAACTAAAGCAGCACCATGCTGCTGAGTTGCTTCCAACCCCACTTTATATAGCATACACTCAGTTGTTAGGGCAGAAAGAAGCATTTGGAGAGAATATTGAAGTTGAGATCATGGGAAGCACAAAGGATGCCCAGATATTTGCTCAACAGCAAGCCAAGAAGGAAAATG GCACCTTATCAAATGGTGACAACAACAGAATGGACGATGATGtaattgatgatgatgaagttGCTCAGAGAAGAAGATCAAGATCCAAAAAAAATGTCATGAAGGAAGCTAATAATCCTGCAGTGGCATATCAACTTCATCCACTCAAAATTATTGTCCATGTATATGATACTGAAGATTCTGGTACCAAACGTCGTAAACTCATCACCTTGCGGTTTGAATACTTGGCAAAGCTGAATGTTGTTTGTGTTGGAATTGAAGAGTCTGAGGGCCTGGATAATAATGTCTTGTGCAACCTATTTCCAGATGACACTGGTTTAGAGCTGCCTCACCAG ATGGCTAAGATATATGCTGGGGAGCCTCCAAACTTCACTGACAAGAATTCAAGACCATACAAGTGGGCACAGCATCTAGCTGGTATCGATTTTTTGCCAGAAGTCCCTCCATCTGCTGGGGATGATTCTATCAGAGCATTGAGCAGCTCTGATTTGTCATCTGGGCTTGCTCTATACCGTCAGCAGAACCGTGCACAGACTATTTTGCAGAGAATCCGCTCGCGGAAAGTTACACAGATGGCTCTTAT GTGGCAACTTGATTATTTGACAAAGCTGAAGTGGCCTCGAATAGACCATAAAAATACACCATGGGCATCGCGCACCCCATTGTGTAGTTTGCATAGTTGGACAATGACAGGTTCTTTTCCTGAGCCATTGTCTCGTTCTAGTTTGATGGTAAGTGGGGCTGCAAGCAGTGTTGACAGTGATCTAGAGAGAAGATCTGTGACAAACTGGGAAGAAACTGAGAGTATCAGGGAGGATGGGGAGCTCCCGGTTGTTGTTCATGCTGAGAACGAGCCAAGAGGTTCTGCAATTTTGCCCTCTGAGATGTCACCTGAGGTTCGGAGCCATTCTAGAGGCTTATCCCTGATATCAAAGAGTGCAACACCATCTAAGCTAAGCATCTCACACAGTTTTGGTAGAAATGAGGATGATCTAGATCTCTTGATGTATAGTGACAGTGAGTTGGAGGACCCGCCCTTCATTCATGAAGAAACTGAAAAAGGTAACCTAGTTATAGATAACTCCTGGGAGGATTATGCTTCCAAGGAGTTCACCATGGTCTTGAGTAAAGCTATGAAGAATGGTCCAAAAGTTATGCTGGAAGCTAAG GTTAAGATAAGCATAGAATATCCTCTTAGGCCTCCCCTTTTCGAATTACGTTTGCTCTCAGAAAAGTCTGAAACTTTAAAGTGGCACAATGACCTCCGTGCAATGGAAACTGAG GTAAATCTTCACATCCTTAGAAGCCTACCTTCATCTTGTGAGGATTATATATTGACTCACCAAGTTATGTGCCTCGCTATGCTGTTTGATATGCATTTTGATGAGGATTACGAGAAAAGAAAAGTTACTTCAGTGATTGATGTTGGCCTCTGCAAACCTGTTAGTGGAACCATGCTTACTAGATCAGTTAGGGGAAGAGACCGTAGGCAGACTATTTATTGGAGAGGTGCTGATTGCTCTTCAAGTTATTTGTAG
- the LOC117839370 gene encoding triacylglycerol lipase OBL1 isoform X1, whose product MASLSPDEMTRHQPSTHLYMLVRSFLCFDAQFAVDLLLGVTTYTCHCRCSILLLGSWSISSMAAAADGGFYSDFMVLRPDRGGFYDLAHLVWSCKVSENAAVDCPAGTEIDDWRRRWAVFVSLAAQVLLLWAKKPVALLGRVTEYWMNLLDENGGGLLVLVVRALQGKLKFPDRSSPNYRSCVGLLDTRIELDKEIKHGDSNYHAALSIMAAKLAYESEVVIKNVVEKHWKMKFSAFYNCWNDFRGDYTTQAFVFADRAADASLAVVAFSGTRPFDTEQWCADVDFSWYEIPGVGKVHGGFMKALGLQRHGGWPEHLDNQDAQKPFAYYAIRETLRSFLSENAGARFAVAGHSLGGALAVLFPAVLALHREEGVLARLEGVYTFGQPRVGDESLGRFMARYLDQPSRYFRFVYCNDIVPRVPYDDSALQFRHFGTCLYFDSLYQGRQVTREEPNKNYFSLLTVAPKVVNAAWELVRSFLIGYVAGPDYAEGWLMRLARVAGLLLPGLPPHSPRDYVNSTRLGAHSLGPLS is encoded by the exons ATGGCCAGTCTTTCTCCTGATGAAATGACACGTCATCAGCCATCTACCCATCTATATATGCTCGTCCGGTCGTTCCTATGCTTCGATGCTCAATTCGCTGTTGACCTGCTGTTAGGTGTCACAACGTATACCTGCCATTGCCGTTGCTCTATCTTGCTTCTTGGCTCTTGGTCGATCTCaagcatggccgccgccgccgatggcggCTTCTACAGCGACTTCATGGTGCTGCGGCCGGACAGAGGCGGGTTCTACGACCTCGCCCACCTCGTCTGGTCGTGCAAGGTGTCCGAGAACGCGGCCGTCGACTGCCCCGCCGGCACCGAGATCGacgactggcggcggcggtgggcggtgtTCGTCTCGCTGGCAGCGCAGGTGCTGCTGCTGTGGGCGAAGAAGCCGGTGGCCCTGCTCGGGCGCGTGACGGAGTACTGGATGAACCTCCTCGACGAGaatggcggcggcctcctcgtgCTCGTCGTCAGAGCTCTGCAAG GAAAGTTGAAATTTCCGGACAGATCATCCCCCAACTACCGCTCCTGCGTAGGACTACTCGACACAAGAATAGAATTAGACAAGGAGATTAAGCATGGGGATAGCAACTACCACGCTGCTCTGTCGATCATGGCTGCCAAGCTAGCCTACGAGAGTGAGGTCGTCATAAAAAATGTTGTTGAGAAACATTGGAAG ATGAAATTCTCGGCGTTCTACAACTGCTGGAATG atTTCCGAGGGGACTACACCACCCAGGCGTTCGTGTTCGCCGACAGGGCGGCCGACGCGAGCCTCGCCGTGGTGGCGTTCAGCGGCACGAGGCCGTTCGACACGGAGCAGTGGTGCGCGGACGTGGACTTCTCGTGGTACGAGATCCCCGGCGTCGGCAAGGTCCACGGCGGCTTCATGAAGGCGCTCGGCCTGCAGAGGCACGGCGGGTGGCCGGAGCACCTCGACAACCAAGACGCCCAGAAGCCGTTCGCCTACTACGCGATCCGCGAGACGCTGCGGAGCTTCCTGTCCGAGAACGCCGGCGCCAGGTTCGCCGTGGCCGGGCACAgcctcggcggcgcgctcgccgTGCTGTTCCCGGCCGTCCTGGCGCTGCACCGGGAGGAGGGCGTGCTGGCCCGGCTGGAGGGGGTGTACACGTTCGGGCAGCCTCGCGTCGGGGACGAGAGTCTCGGGAGGTTCATGGCCAGGTACCTGGACCAGCCCAGCAGGTACTTCAGGTTCGTGTACTGCAACGACATCGTGCCGAGGGTGCCGTACGACGACTCCGCGCTTCAGTTCAGGCACTTCGGGACCTGCCTCTACTTCGACAGCCTCTACCAAGGACGG CAGGTGACGCGAGAGGAGCCAAACAAGAACTACTTCTCGCTGCTGACGGTGGCGCCCAAGGTGGTGAACGCGGCGTGGGAGCTCGTCCGGAGCTTCCTCATCGGCTACGTCGCCGGGCCGGACTACGCCGAGGGGTGGCTGATGCGGCTCGCCAGGGTCGCCGGCCTCCTGCTGCCGGGGCTGCCCCCGCACTCACCGCGGGATTACGTCAACTCAACCAGGCTCGGAGCGCATTCGCTTGGGCCGCTTAGCTAA
- the LOC117842212 gene encoding flavonol synthase 1 — MGETHQSVQELAASLVGALPPEFVRSEHEHPAATTFRGGPAPHAPVIDMSEPGCGARIAGAAREWGLFQVVNHGVPPPVVAELQRVGRAFFALPREEKERYAMDPASGKIEGYGTKLQRDLEGKKTWNDFFFHVVAPPEKVDHGAWPRSLAGYREANEAYCLHMQRLARELFGHLSLGLGLEEGAMAEAFGGGGTVFLQKINYYPPCPQPELTLGVAPHTDMSTLTVLVPNDVQGLQVFRNGHWYDVEYVPDALIVHIGDQIEIFSNGAYKAVLHRTTVNKEKTRMSWPVFVEPPGELAVGPHPRLVTGENPARYKAKKFKEYQHCKINKLPM; from the exons ATGGGAGAAACGCATCAGAGCGTGCAGGAGCTGGCGGCGTCGCTAGTAggcgcgctgccgccggagtTCGTGCGGTCGGAGCACGAGCATCCGGCCGCCACCACGTTCCGCGGCGGCCCCGCACCGCACGCGCCGGTGATCGACATGTCGGAGCCCGGGTGCGGCGCGCGCatcgcgggcgcggcgcgggagtgGGGCCTCTTCCAGGTGGTGAACCACGGCGTTCCCCCTCCGGTGGTCGCCGAGCTGCAGCGCGTCGGGCGGGCCTTCTTCGCGCTCCCgcgggaggagaaggagcgCTACGCCATGGACCCGGCCTCGGGGAAGATCGAGGGCTACGGCACCAAGCTACAGAGGGACCTCGAGGGCAAGAAGACCTGGaacgacttcttcttccacgtCGTCGCGCCGCCGGAGAAGGTCGATCACGGCGCCTGGCCCCGGAGCCTTGCCGGGTACAGGGAGGCAAACGAGGCGTACTGCCTCCACATGCAGCGGCTGGCGCGCGAGCTGTTCGGGCACCTCTCCCTGGGGCTGGGGCTCGAGGAGGGCGCCATGGCCGAggcgttcggcggcggcggcaccgtgtTCCTCCAGAAGATCAACTACTACCCGCCGTGCCCGCAGCCGGAGCTCACGCTCGGCGTCGCGCCGCACACCGACATGTCCACGCTCACCGTGCTCGTGCCCAACGACGTGCAGGGGCTCCAGGTCTTCCGGAACGGCCACTGGTACGACGTCGAGTACGTGCCGGACGCGCTCATCGTCCACATCGGCGACCAGATCGAG ATTTTCAGCAATGGAGCGTACAAGGCGGTGCTGCACCGTACGACGGTGAACAAGGAGAAGACGCGGATGTCGTGGCCGGTGTTCGTGGAGCCGCCGGGGGAGCTCGCCGTCGGGCCGCACCCGCGGCTGGTCACCGGCGAGAACCCGGCCAGGTACAAGGCGAAGAAGTTCAAGGAGTACCAGCACTGCAAGATCAACAAGCTCCCCATGTAA
- the LOC117839355 gene encoding THO complex subunit 5A isoform X1, protein MAAAPTAEAMDVEAPAKPPSTASATKSRSPHDLLAETRASIEKVAARMLAIKRDGVPKSELRELVTQMSLLLVTLRQVNREILMEEDKVKAETEAAKAPVDSTTLQLHNLLYEKNHYVKAIRTCLDFQTKYPGIELVPEEEFQRAAPADIRDKTLAADASHDLMLKRLNFELVQRKELCKLHEKLALQRSSLLETIANQKKFLSSLPSHLKSLKKASLPVQQQLGMQHTKKLKQHHAAELLPTPLYIAYTQLLGQKEAFGENIEVEIMGSTKDAQIFAQQQAKKENAGTLSNGDNNRMDDDVIDDDEVAQRRRSRSKKNVMKEANNPAVAYQLHPLKIIVHVYDTEDSGTKRRKLITLRFEYLAKLNVVCVGIEESEGLDNNVLCNLFPDDTGLELPHQMAKIYAGEPPNFTDKNSRPYKWAQHLAGIDFLPEVPPSAGDDSIRALSSSDLSSGLALYRQQNRAQTILQRIRSRKVTQMALMWQLDYLTKLKWPRIDHKNTPWASRTPLCSLHSWTMTGSFPEPLSRSSLMVSGAASSVDSDLERRSVTNWEETESIREDGELPVVVHAENEPRGSAILPSEMSPEVRSHSRGLSLISKSATPSKLSISHSFGRNEDDLDLLMYSDSELEDPPFIHEETEKGNLVIDNSWEDYASKEFTMVLSKAMKNGPKVMLEAKVKISIEYPLRPPLFELRLLSEKSETLKWHNDLRAMETEVNLHILRSLPSSCEDYILTHQVMCLAMLFDMHFDEDYEKRKVTSVIDVGLCKPVSGTMLTRSVRGRDRRQTIYWRGADCSSSYL, encoded by the exons atggcggcggcgccgacggcggaAGCCATGGACGTCGAGGCACCGGCTAAGCCGCCGTCCACCGCCTCGGCCACCAAGTCCCGCTCCCCGCACGACCTCCTGGCCGAGACCCGCGCTTCCATCGAGAAGGTCGCCGCCCGGATGCTCGCCATCAAGAGGGACGGCGTCCCCAAGTCAGAGCTCCGGGAGCTCGTCACCCAGATGTCGCTCCTCCTCGTCACGCTCCGCCAA GTTAACAGGGAGATACTGATGGAGGAGGACAAGGTGAAGGCGGAGACGGAGGCCGCGAAGGCGCCGGTGGACTCCACGACGCTGCAGCTGCACAACCTGTTGTACGAGAAGAACCACTACGTGAAGGCCATTAGGACGTGCCTAGACTTCCAGACGAAGTACCCGGGGATAGAGCTCGTGCCAGAGGAGGAGTTCCAGCGTGCGGCACCGGCGGACATTCGCGACAAGACACTCGCTGCTGACGCGTCACATGACCTCATGCTCAAGCGCCTCAACTTTGAGCTCGTCCAG CGGAAAGAGTTGTGCAAGCTACATGAGAAATTGGCACTCCAAAGGAGCAGCTTGCTGGAGACAATTGCTAATCAGAAAAAGTTTCTTTCAAGCCTTCCATCACATTTGAAATCACTGAAGAAAGCATCATTGCCAGTgcagcagcagctaggcatGCAACATACCAAGAAACTAAAGCAGCACCATGCTGCTGAGTTGCTTCCAACCCCACTTTATATAGCATACACTCAGTTGTTAGGGCAGAAAGAAGCATTTGGAGAGAATATTGAAGTTGAGATCATGGGAAGCACAAAGGATGCCCAGATATTTGCTCAACAGCAAGCCAAGAAGGAAAATG CAGGCACCTTATCAAATGGTGACAACAACAGAATGGACGATGATGtaattgatgatgatgaagttGCTCAGAGAAGAAGATCAAGATCCAAAAAAAATGTCATGAAGGAAGCTAATAATCCTGCAGTGGCATATCAACTTCATCCACTCAAAATTATTGTCCATGTATATGATACTGAAGATTCTGGTACCAAACGTCGTAAACTCATCACCTTGCGGTTTGAATACTTGGCAAAGCTGAATGTTGTTTGTGTTGGAATTGAAGAGTCTGAGGGCCTGGATAATAATGTCTTGTGCAACCTATTTCCAGATGACACTGGTTTAGAGCTGCCTCACCAG ATGGCTAAGATATATGCTGGGGAGCCTCCAAACTTCACTGACAAGAATTCAAGACCATACAAGTGGGCACAGCATCTAGCTGGTATCGATTTTTTGCCAGAAGTCCCTCCATCTGCTGGGGATGATTCTATCAGAGCATTGAGCAGCTCTGATTTGTCATCTGGGCTTGCTCTATACCGTCAGCAGAACCGTGCACAGACTATTTTGCAGAGAATCCGCTCGCGGAAAGTTACACAGATGGCTCTTAT GTGGCAACTTGATTATTTGACAAAGCTGAAGTGGCCTCGAATAGACCATAAAAATACACCATGGGCATCGCGCACCCCATTGTGTAGTTTGCATAGTTGGACAATGACAGGTTCTTTTCCTGAGCCATTGTCTCGTTCTAGTTTGATGGTAAGTGGGGCTGCAAGCAGTGTTGACAGTGATCTAGAGAGAAGATCTGTGACAAACTGGGAAGAAACTGAGAGTATCAGGGAGGATGGGGAGCTCCCGGTTGTTGTTCATGCTGAGAACGAGCCAAGAGGTTCTGCAATTTTGCCCTCTGAGATGTCACCTGAGGTTCGGAGCCATTCTAGAGGCTTATCCCTGATATCAAAGAGTGCAACACCATCTAAGCTAAGCATCTCACACAGTTTTGGTAGAAATGAGGATGATCTAGATCTCTTGATGTATAGTGACAGTGAGTTGGAGGACCCGCCCTTCATTCATGAAGAAACTGAAAAAGGTAACCTAGTTATAGATAACTCCTGGGAGGATTATGCTTCCAAGGAGTTCACCATGGTCTTGAGTAAAGCTATGAAGAATGGTCCAAAAGTTATGCTGGAAGCTAAG GTTAAGATAAGCATAGAATATCCTCTTAGGCCTCCCCTTTTCGAATTACGTTTGCTCTCAGAAAAGTCTGAAACTTTAAAGTGGCACAATGACCTCCGTGCAATGGAAACTGAG GTAAATCTTCACATCCTTAGAAGCCTACCTTCATCTTGTGAGGATTATATATTGACTCACCAAGTTATGTGCCTCGCTATGCTGTTTGATATGCATTTTGATGAGGATTACGAGAAAAGAAAAGTTACTTCAGTGATTGATGTTGGCCTCTGCAAACCTGTTAGTGGAACCATGCTTACTAGATCAGTTAGGGGAAGAGACCGTAGGCAGACTATTTATTGGAGAGGTGCTGATTGCTCTTCAAGTTATTTGTAG